One window of Trichomycterus rosablanca isolate fTriRos1 chromosome 2, fTriRos1.hap1, whole genome shotgun sequence genomic DNA carries:
- the LOC134303078 gene encoding GTPase IMAP family member 9-like, with product MNQEERRIVLLGRTGVGKSSTGNTILGMNAFRSERSLYSVTKHSESAEAVTGNRVRVVDTPGFFDTRSLTLDQLAVELYRSVYLSQPGVHAFILVFRFDNFTKQEVEIIRRLQKVFGEQVTDHMIILFTHAEGVREEIIHQEISRNKDLRRVLDQCGGRFHIINNAEPQNRQQVTELLQKIDKIVQWNEEGFYTNEVYEGAQRLTWHELWEKYKLSFFIGANVLAIDLPTYYSYTNKKQHSGT from the exons ATGAACCAGGAGGAACGGAGGATCGTGCTGCTGGGGAGGACTGGTGTTGGGAAGAGCTCAACAGGAAACACCATCCTGGGAATGAATGCATTCAGATCAGAACGATCTTTATATTCTGTAACAAAACACAGTGAAAGTGCAGAAGCTGTGACAGGAAACCGTGTACGTGTGGTTGATACACCAGGATTCTTTGACACAAGATCACTGACACTAGATCAGTTAGCGGTGGAGTTGTACAGGAGTGTTTATCTCTCACAACCAGGAGTTCATGCTTTCATTCTGGTTTTCAGGTTTGATAATTTCACAAAACAGGAAGTAGAAATAATTAGGCGATTACAGAAGGTTTTTGGTGAGCAGGTTACAGATCACATGATCATTTTGTTTACTCATGCTGAGGGTGTAAGAGAGGAAATTATACATCAGGAAATAAGCAGGAATAAAGATCTCAGAAGGGTTTTAGATCAGTGTGGAGGAAGATTTCATATCATTAATAATGCAGAACCACAGAACAGACAGCAGGTCACTGAACTTCTGCAGAAGATAGACAAGATTGTGCAGTGGAATGAAGAAGGATTCTACACTAATGAGGTGTATGAGGGAGCACAGCGCTTAACCTGGCATGAATTATGGGAGAAATACAAATTATCCTTTTTCATTGGAGCTAATGTTCTAGCTATAG ATTTACCCACTTACTACAGTTACaccaataaaaaacaacacagtGGCACCTAA